In a single window of the Rutidosis leptorrhynchoides isolate AG116_Rl617_1_P2 unplaced genomic scaffold, CSIRO_AGI_Rlap_v1 contig217, whole genome shotgun sequence genome:
- the LOC139881990 gene encoding uncharacterized protein, with product MDGPDEITNRRMPACPDLYNGDPNTIKLGTHFSNKEELQGAVAIWSTRRGAEHRTTLSDKTRWAAECINRPNRRTNAPFNGTCGATGIIATVQTTNGDDRNISQNHVAYVITFKIRERPNYPIKSIIDDCEAVFGCRIGRKKAWDGKRVALNQVYGDWETNFRQLPSYMRALEQYVFWHFGATKRTFEHSHPVVTVDATHLKGAYKGKAIVALVKTANLRVVPVAYAVIDEESTHSWYWFLKYLKIYVLQDSFTCIISDRHSGILSAIVKMDTKFPNWGVHRYL from the exons ATGGATGGACCTGATGAGATAACAAACCGCCGAATGCCTGCTTGTCCAGATTTATATAATGGTGACCCTAACACCATAAAGCTGGGAACACATTTTTCGAATAAGGAAGAACTTCAAGGTGCGGTAGCCATTTGGTCAACTAGGCGTGGAGCAGAGCATCGCACTACGTTATCAGATAAGACGAGATGGGCGGCAGAATGTATAAATCGTCCGAACAGACGTACTAACGCACCGTTCAATGGTACT TGTGGTGCGACGGGCATAATTGCGACGGTGCAAACAACGAACGGGGATGACcgaaatatatctcaaaatcatgttGCCTACGTCATAACTTTTAAGATTCGCGAACGTCCAAATTACCCAATCAAATCCATCATTGATGACTGCGAAGCAGTATTCGGCTGTAGAATAGGCCGGAAAAAAGCTTGGGACGGCAAGCGGGTTGCACTGAACCAGGTATACGGGGATTGGGAAACAAATTTTCGCCAACTGCCCAGTTACATGCGTGCTCTAGAACA ATACGTATTTTGGCATTTCGGTGCAACCAAACGGACATTTGAGCACAGTCACCCTGTGGTTACCGTCGACGCAACGCATCTTAAAGGGGCGTACAAGGGTAAGGCGATCGTGGCGCTCGTGAAGACTGCTAACCTAAGAGTCGTGCCAGTCGCATATGCCGTAATAGACGAAGAGTCGACCCACAGCTGGTACTGGTTCttgaaatatttaaaaatatacgtTCTGCAAGATTCGTTTACTTGCATAATCTCTGATCGTCATTCTGGCATCCTCTCTGCTATCGTTAAGATGGATACAAAATTTCCGAACTGGGGAGTTCACAGGTATCTGTGA